One region of Kangiella marina genomic DNA includes:
- the hflK gene encoding FtsH protease activity modulator HflK produces MAWNEPGNNNQDPWGKKRPNNNNDLDDMIKKVGEKLGGIFGGGSGGKGKGSGGSAGIIIGILVLLAVYLVKSAYIVNEKEQAIVLTFGEHTRTDTAGLHFAFAPVQQVYFVDVESIKDIEIEGLMLTEDDNVATVKVKVQYRVGDAMAFQFNVEDPVETLKHATEAALRQVIGHTNLRDARTDGKQLVRTNVAKELKSILEPYQTGIEIFRVNLIGNVDVPPSVKPAFDDAIKAEEDQQAYQDQGEAYRSKQIPLAEGDAQKAIQKANAYKAQVTEKAHGEVARFKELLPEYNAAPEVTRKRLYLETIEQVLSRTSKVMLDTDGGNNMTYIPLDKIMQRSKRSSSQSNDTNQ; encoded by the coding sequence ATGGCCTGGAATGAACCGGGTAATAACAATCAAGACCCATGGGGCAAAAAACGCCCAAATAACAATAACGACCTTGATGATATGATCAAAAAAGTTGGCGAAAAGCTTGGTGGTATATTTGGCGGCGGAAGCGGCGGCAAAGGTAAAGGCAGTGGCGGTAGCGCTGGTATTATCATCGGTATTTTAGTATTGCTAGCAGTATATCTTGTCAAGTCAGCCTATATCGTAAACGAAAAAGAACAAGCGATAGTACTAACCTTTGGTGAGCATACGCGTACTGATACGGCAGGCTTACATTTTGCTTTCGCACCGGTTCAGCAAGTCTATTTTGTTGATGTCGAAAGTATTAAAGATATTGAAATCGAAGGCTTAATGTTAACTGAGGATGACAATGTTGCCACAGTTAAAGTTAAGGTTCAGTACCGAGTTGGTGATGCGATGGCGTTCCAATTTAACGTCGAAGATCCTGTAGAAACGTTGAAACACGCGACAGAGGCTGCTCTGCGTCAAGTCATTGGCCACACTAACCTGCGCGATGCCAGAACAGATGGCAAGCAGTTGGTTCGAACTAACGTTGCCAAAGAACTGAAGTCGATACTTGAGCCTTATCAAACCGGTATTGAGATTTTCCGTGTGAACTTAATTGGTAACGTTGATGTTCCACCGTCAGTGAAACCGGCATTTGATGATGCGATTAAGGCGGAAGAAGATCAGCAAGCTTACCAAGATCAGGGTGAAGCGTATCGTAGTAAACAAATACCTCTGGCTGAAGGTGATGCCCAAAAAGCTATCCAAAAAGCTAATGCGTACAAGGCGCAAGTTACTGAAAAAGCGCACGGTGAAGTTGCTCGATTTAAAGAACTATTACCTGAGTACAATGCAGCACCAGAAGTGACTCGTAAGCGTCTTTATTTAGAGACGATCGAGCAAGTATTGAGTAGAACATCGAAAGTGATGTTGGATACAGACGGTGGTAATAATATGACGTATATTCCGTTGGATAAGATTATGCAGCGTAGTAAACGTTCTTCATCTCAATCAAATGACACCAACCAGTAA
- a CDS encoding DUF2065 domain-containing protein, which produces MSDEWLIAMGLVLVLEGLVPTLAPKAWKKMVSDMSSKPDGQLRMIGLVVMLVGLGWVFLIS; this is translated from the coding sequence ATGTCAGATGAGTGGTTAATAGCAATGGGTTTGGTGCTTGTGTTAGAGGGCTTGGTTCCGACATTGGCGCCTAAAGCTTGGAAAAAAATGGTCAGTGATATGTCGAGTAAACCTGATGGTCAACTTCGCATGATTGGCCTAGTTGTGATGTTAGTCGGGCTTGGCTGGGTATTCTTGATCAGTTAG
- the hflX gene encoding ribosome rescue GTPase HflX: MFDRHSGGESAILVHIDFDQESNQEDLQEFVELVRSAGLTVMDIVTAKRHSPDPKYFIGKGKIEEIQSAKEATEANVIIFNHNLAPTQERNIEKVAKCRVIDRIGLILDIFAQRAFTFEGKLQVELAQLRHLATRLVRGWTHLERQKGGIGMRGPGETQLETDRRLIRDRIKHIEKRLDKVGKQREQGRRSRKRANIKTVSIVGYTNAGKSTLFNLLTEAQVLAEDKLFATLDPTLRRVSLPQGSDIILADTVGFIRHLPHELVAAFRATLEESVEANILLHVIDAASERREENIEQVWEVLSDIGADEIQTLEVYNKIDMIEGAEPRIERNDEGVPIRVWTSAKKEQGIELLLEAIEELAEEQQFSASLRLPPQEGRLRGLLYELQAIEQENVAENGDMLLDIRLEQADWIRLGRQLEKDLNQFVLSS; this comes from the coding sequence TTGTTTGACCGTCATAGTGGTGGCGAATCAGCCATCTTGGTTCATATCGATTTCGATCAAGAATCCAATCAAGAAGATCTACAGGAATTTGTCGAGCTTGTACGCTCAGCGGGTTTGACCGTGATGGATATCGTCACCGCAAAGCGTCATTCACCGGATCCGAAATATTTTATTGGCAAAGGTAAGATTGAAGAAATCCAAAGTGCCAAAGAGGCAACGGAAGCAAACGTTATCATCTTTAATCACAACCTAGCGCCGACCCAAGAACGTAATATTGAGAAAGTCGCGAAATGTCGTGTGATTGATCGTATTGGCCTGATTTTGGATATTTTTGCGCAAAGAGCCTTCACGTTCGAGGGCAAGCTTCAGGTGGAGCTTGCTCAGCTTAGACACTTGGCCACTCGTCTTGTGCGGGGTTGGACGCACCTTGAGCGACAGAAAGGTGGTATCGGTATGCGGGGGCCGGGTGAAACCCAGCTCGAAACCGATAGACGATTAATCAGAGACCGAATCAAGCATATTGAGAAGCGCTTGGATAAGGTTGGTAAGCAGCGTGAGCAAGGACGTCGCTCTCGAAAGCGTGCCAATATTAAAACGGTTTCCATCGTTGGTTACACTAACGCTGGAAAGTCGACGTTATTTAATTTGCTTACCGAAGCACAAGTTCTGGCTGAAGATAAGCTCTTTGCAACGCTCGATCCGACGCTGCGCCGAGTATCCTTACCCCAGGGTAGTGACATTATTTTGGCCGATACGGTAGGTTTTATTCGACATTTACCGCATGAACTGGTCGCTGCTTTCCGTGCGACCCTAGAGGAATCGGTCGAGGCGAATATCCTTTTGCATGTGATAGATGCAGCGAGCGAGCGTCGCGAAGAAAATATTGAGCAAGTGTGGGAAGTGCTGTCGGATATTGGTGCTGATGAAATCCAGACTTTAGAAGTTTATAATAAAATTGATATGATAGAGGGCGCTGAGCCACGGATTGAACGCAATGATGAAGGTGTTCCGATCCGTGTGTGGACTTCAGCGAAAAAAGAGCAGGGTATCGAGCTGCTGCTTGAAGCCATTGAAGAACTCGCGGAAGAGCAACAATTTAGCGCAAGCTTAAGGTTGCCGCCGCAGGAAGGACGCTTGCGAGGCTTATTGTATGAGTTACAAGCCATTGAGCAAGAAAACGTTGCCGAAAATGGCGATATGCTGCTTGATATTAGGCTAGAACAAGCTGACTGGATCCGCTTGGGGCGCCAACTGGAGAAAGATTTGAACCAGTTCGTGCTGAGTTCGTGA
- the hflC gene encoding protease modulator HflC produces the protein MNKLIGILVILVVALVVFLTCTFKVKEWETAIVLQFGDVKKDDEDRAKIYGHGLHFRWPVADKAIIMDKRIQTFDGEADRISTSEQKDLIVDSYIKWKIADFDQFYRKTNANFRSAERLLDNTVETTLREEFGRRTRTQVVSGEREEVMGLTLEEVKKLAPELGIEVVDIRVKTINLPTEVSESIYNRMRTERLRVANEHRSEGEKEKRIIIAETDAEVERILAEADREAREIRGRADAQSAKIYAQTYNQNPEFYAFLRSLDAYRESFQNSDDILVIKPDSEFFKYFKDAEGKN, from the coding sequence ATGAATAAGTTAATTGGTATTTTAGTGATTCTTGTAGTCGCCTTGGTCGTATTCTTGACTTGTACTTTTAAAGTAAAAGAGTGGGAAACTGCGATTGTTCTTCAGTTTGGTGATGTTAAGAAAGATGATGAGGATAGAGCAAAAATTTACGGTCACGGCCTACATTTTCGCTGGCCTGTCGCTGATAAAGCGATCATCATGGATAAGCGTATCCAGACCTTTGATGGTGAAGCGGATCGTATCTCAACCTCAGAGCAGAAAGACTTGATTGTTGATAGCTATATTAAGTGGAAGATTGCAGACTTTGACCAGTTCTATCGTAAGACCAATGCAAACTTCCGTTCTGCCGAGCGTTTATTGGATAATACGGTTGAAACGACTCTGCGTGAAGAGTTTGGTCGTCGTACTCGTACTCAGGTAGTATCCGGTGAGCGTGAAGAAGTTATGGGCTTAACACTGGAAGAAGTGAAGAAGCTTGCTCCTGAGCTGGGTATCGAAGTGGTGGATATTCGAGTTAAAACAATTAACTTACCGACAGAAGTGAGTGAGTCGATTTATAACCGTATGCGTACTGAGCGTTTACGTGTTGCTAATGAGCACCGCTCTGAAGGTGAGAAAGAAAAGCGTATTATTATTGCTGAGACTGACGCTGAAGTTGAGCGAATTTTAGCGGAAGCCGATCGTGAGGCTCGTGAAATTCGTGGCCGAGCTGACGCTCAGTCAGCAAAGATTTATGCTCAAACCTATAATCAAAACCCGGAGTTTTATGCGTTCTTACGAAGCTTAGATGCTTATCGTGAGTCGTTTCAAAATTCCGATGATATTTTAGTGATTAAACCTGATAGCGAGTTCTTTAAGTACTTTAAAGACGCCGAAGGTAAAAACTAG
- a CDS encoding N-acetylornithine carbamoyltransferase — protein MAMQHFLSTESWSQHSLQEMIDFAKALKNNKFQPLLKEKSVALLFFNPSLRTRTSFELGVHQLGGQAVILQPGKDAWPIEFELGSIMDGEAEEHIKEVAQVLSSYCDLIAVRAFPKFESWQEDRQDKLIKSLAHFSSVPVINMETITHPCQELAHIMALQENLGDLKGKKYVLTWTYHPKPLNTAVANSALMIASKFGMDVTLLCPNDDYVLDEHYMALGQSYSAQHGHQLTVSHDIDSAYQGADVVYAKSWGALPYFGQWEKEKPIRDQYKHFMVDEAKMAKTNNALFSHCLPLRRNIKASDEVVDSKNCIAIEEAGNRLHVQKSIMNTLINHS, from the coding sequence ATTGCCATGCAACATTTTTTAAGTACCGAAAGCTGGTCGCAGCACTCCTTGCAGGAGATGATCGACTTTGCCAAAGCACTCAAAAACAATAAATTTCAACCGCTGCTCAAAGAGAAGTCGGTTGCACTACTATTTTTTAACCCTTCTTTGAGAACACGAACGAGCTTTGAATTAGGCGTGCATCAACTCGGTGGCCAAGCTGTTATCTTGCAGCCTGGAAAAGATGCTTGGCCGATTGAATTTGAGCTGGGTTCAATCATGGATGGCGAAGCCGAAGAGCACATCAAAGAAGTGGCTCAAGTATTGTCGAGTTACTGTGATCTCATCGCCGTCAGAGCATTCCCAAAGTTTGAGAGCTGGCAAGAGGATCGTCAGGATAAGCTGATTAAGTCACTAGCTCATTTCTCAAGCGTACCAGTGATCAATATGGAAACCATTACTCACCCCTGCCAAGAGTTAGCGCACATCATGGCGTTACAAGAAAATTTAGGTGACTTGAAGGGCAAAAAGTATGTCCTGACTTGGACTTATCATCCGAAGCCATTAAACACAGCGGTAGCAAACTCAGCCTTAATGATAGCCAGTAAGTTTGGCATGGACGTCACTTTGTTGTGTCCGAATGACGATTACGTGCTGGATGAGCACTACATGGCTCTGGGACAAAGTTACAGCGCCCAACACGGTCATCAACTGACTGTATCGCACGATATTGATAGTGCTTACCAAGGGGCCGATGTGGTGTATGCCAAAAGTTGGGGAGCGTTACCTTACTTTGGCCAGTGGGAAAAAGAAAAGCCCATCAGAGATCAATACAAGCACTTTATGGTGGATGAAGCAAAAATGGCAAAAACCAACAATGCCTTGTTTAGTCACTGTTTGCCATTAAGACGAAATATAAAAGCGTCGGACGAAGTCGTTGACTCGAAAAACTGTATTGCGATCGAGGAAGCGGGCAATCGGTTGCATGTCCAGAAATCCATTATGAATACGTTAATTAATCATTCTTAA
- the miaA gene encoding tRNA (adenosine(37)-N6)-dimethylallyltransferase MiaA gives MGPTASGKTDLAMRLVKDHQCDIISVDSAMVYKGLDIGSAKPSAEELAQAPHRLIDICDPSEPYSAAQFRDDALREMAAIVNNGRTPLLVGGTMLYYKALLEGMSNLPDSDPDIRKALQQRLDDKGLPSLHQELASVDPESAQRIHENDPQRTLRALEVFQITGKSLTQLHQEQQQQEFPYHVTQIAVAPDDRAYLHQRIETRFKLMMEQGFLDEVKALHQRHDLNSELPAIRSVGYRQMWQYLEGELGLDEAVERGIIATRQLAKRQFTWLRSWSDLHWVNSQRPLPEIYQDVTQLLNLP, from the coding sequence ATGGGGCCGACGGCTTCTGGCAAAACCGACTTGGCGATGCGACTGGTGAAAGATCATCAGTGTGACATTATCAGTGTCGACTCAGCGATGGTGTACAAAGGCTTGGACATTGGTTCGGCTAAACCATCAGCAGAAGAACTAGCACAAGCACCACACCGCCTCATTGATATTTGTGATCCGTCTGAGCCTTATTCTGCGGCACAATTTCGAGATGATGCGCTGCGTGAGATGGCGGCGATAGTCAATAACGGGCGCACGCCATTATTGGTTGGCGGCACTATGTTGTATTACAAGGCCTTGCTTGAAGGGATGAGTAACCTGCCGGATTCCGATCCCGATATTAGGAAAGCGCTTCAACAGCGGCTTGATGACAAGGGGTTACCATCATTACATCAAGAACTGGCTTCTGTTGATCCTGAGTCAGCACAACGAATCCATGAGAATGATCCTCAGCGGACATTGCGGGCGTTGGAAGTTTTTCAAATTACCGGGAAGTCACTGACCCAACTTCACCAAGAGCAGCAGCAACAAGAGTTTCCTTATCATGTTACACAAATTGCCGTAGCACCTGACGACCGAGCTTATCTTCATCAACGAATTGAGACGCGCTTCAAACTGATGATGGAACAAGGCTTTCTCGACGAGGTCAAAGCTCTGCACCAACGCCATGACTTGAATAGTGAGCTGCCTGCGATTCGCTCGGTCGGTTATCGCCAAATGTGGCAGTACTTAGAAGGTGAGCTAGGGTTGGATGAAGCTGTTGAGCGCGGTATTATCGCGACAAGACAGTTGGCAAAACGACAATTTACCTGGTTACGGAGTTGGTCTGACTTGCATTGGGTTAACTCTCAGCGCCCCTTACCTGAGATTTATCAGGACGTGACGCAATTATTAAATTTGCCCTAA
- a CDS encoding adenylosuccinate synthase encodes MAQSVVVLGTQWGDEGKGKIVDLLTEQASAVVRYQGGHNAGHTLVIHGEKTVLNLIPSGILNDDVMCYIGNGVVLAPDALKKEMDMLKERNVPVEQRLRISPACPLILPYHVALDNAREAARHPEKKIGTTGRGIGPAYEDKVSRRGLRIEDLFDEARLEEKLREVMELHNFALTQYYKAEAIDIEDTLALCKEYAKWLKPMVADVPAILANMRRDGQKLMFEGAQGTLLDIDHGTYPYVTSSNTTAGGVATGAGVGPRHIDYVLGITKAYTTRVGGGPFPTELFDDVGMGLAKRGNEFGATTGRPRRCGWLDAVALKRAVDINSVSGLCMTKLDVLDGLETVKIAVKYNCPINGELENMPCGAEDYEKLEPEYIELPGWSETTFGAKSLDDLPQNALDFIAKVEELVGVPVDIVSTGPDRVETIIKRHPFES; translated from the coding sequence ATGGCACAAAGCGTTGTGGTTTTAGGCACCCAATGGGGTGATGAAGGTAAAGGTAAGATTGTTGACTTATTGACTGAGCAAGCGAGCGCTGTCGTTCGTTATCAAGGCGGTCATAATGCGGGTCATACTCTAGTCATTCATGGAGAAAAAACCGTACTCAACTTAATACCGTCAGGCATCTTAAATGATGATGTCATGTGCTATATCGGTAATGGCGTTGTACTCGCCCCAGATGCGTTGAAAAAAGAAATGGACATGCTTAAGGAACGTAATGTTCCGGTTGAGCAACGTCTACGCATCAGTCCTGCTTGCCCATTAATTTTGCCATATCATGTCGCACTCGATAATGCGCGTGAAGCGGCACGCCACCCTGAAAAGAAAATTGGTACCACCGGTCGTGGAATCGGGCCAGCTTATGAAGATAAGGTTTCTCGTCGTGGCTTGCGAATTGAAGACTTGTTTGATGAAGCTCGTTTGGAAGAAAAATTACGTGAGGTTATGGAGTTACATAACTTTGCACTGACTCAATACTATAAAGCTGAAGCAATCGATATTGAGGACACTTTGGCATTGTGCAAAGAGTACGCCAAGTGGTTGAAGCCTATGGTGGCAGATGTTCCTGCGATTCTAGCCAATATGCGTCGCGATGGTCAGAAACTAATGTTTGAAGGTGCGCAAGGTACCTTGCTTGATATCGATCATGGTACGTATCCTTATGTGACCTCATCCAACACGACGGCTGGCGGTGTTGCTACTGGTGCTGGTGTTGGCCCACGTCACATTGATTATGTGTTAGGGATTACTAAAGCGTACACCACTCGTGTTGGTGGTGGTCCGTTCCCAACAGAATTATTCGATGATGTGGGTATGGGGCTTGCTAAACGCGGTAATGAGTTTGGTGCGACAACAGGTCGTCCTCGTCGTTGCGGTTGGTTGGATGCTGTTGCGTTAAAACGAGCTGTTGATATCAATAGTGTTTCCGGTCTTTGTATGACAAAACTAGATGTTCTAGATGGACTAGAGACAGTAAAGATTGCTGTTAAATATAACTGCCCGATTAATGGTGAGTTAGAAAACATGCCGTGTGGCGCTGAAGACTACGAAAAGCTTGAGCCTGAGTACATTGAATTGCCGGGCTGGAGTGAAACAACGTTTGGTGCTAAATCTTTAGATGATTTACCTCAAAACGCATTAGACTTCATTGCTAAAGTTGAAGAGTTGGTCGGTGTGCCAGTTGATATCGTCTCAACTGGGCCAGATCGCGTTGAAACGATTATTAAACGCCACCCGTTTGAAAGCTAA
- a CDS encoding S10 family peptidase, which translates to MKQLAYSALLAVSLSFSPLALAEDKKESTPNPYPEEKTIVTEHSAEIGNKTIKYKATTGNSFVYNDSNEVIGSIFFTAYTKKGTNSKNRPITFAYNGGPGSASVWLHMGALGPKRVVMDKEGFPLKPPFDLIDNEYSILDLTDIVFIDPVGTGYSRPHDKGTAKDFHGVWEDIETVSEFIRLYMTRNERWSSPKFLAGESYGTTRSAGIAYHMGQNHGVYFNGVMLISSVLDFRLDDFSDRNGILAPVTMLPSYTAAAWYHKKLNAPLDANLQNSIEQAKEFAMNDYALALLQGDELESRRKMAIAERVADFTGLSVDLVMEKDLRITLNDFLHNVKRKEGETIGRLDSRFTTPELDAMNKRGYRDPSYMAIHGTYTETLMTYLSTELNYKSDLPYHILGGGVKSWNYEDFNRQSNDISDKLTSAMLRNPDMQVYVGNGYYDFATPFFATEYTFSHMGLPKSLKDNVHMYYYESGHMMYIREFDLIKLKKDLAEFFKKSL; encoded by the coding sequence ATGAAACAGCTTGCCTACTCTGCTCTACTGGCAGTGAGTCTTAGTTTTAGTCCACTGGCTTTAGCCGAAGACAAAAAAGAATCGACACCAAACCCATACCCTGAAGAAAAGACTATCGTCACTGAACACTCTGCCGAGATTGGGAATAAAACCATCAAGTACAAAGCGACGACTGGTAACTCCTTTGTCTATAACGACAGCAATGAAGTAATCGGCTCTATCTTTTTTACGGCATATACCAAAAAAGGGACCAACTCCAAAAATCGTCCCATCACCTTTGCCTATAATGGCGGGCCTGGCTCAGCATCTGTCTGGCTGCATATGGGTGCTTTAGGTCCTAAGCGTGTGGTTATGGATAAAGAAGGTTTTCCTTTAAAGCCACCTTTCGATTTAATCGATAATGAGTACTCCATTCTAGATCTCACCGATATTGTCTTTATCGACCCTGTCGGAACTGGTTACAGTCGTCCGCACGATAAAGGTACAGCAAAAGATTTCCACGGTGTATGGGAAGATATTGAAACAGTCTCTGAATTTATTCGCCTTTATATGACACGCAACGAACGCTGGAGCTCCCCAAAATTCCTTGCGGGCGAAAGTTATGGCACTACTCGCTCAGCCGGTATCGCCTATCACATGGGACAGAACCACGGCGTCTACTTCAATGGCGTCATGCTGATCTCAAGCGTGCTTGACTTTCGTTTGGATGATTTCAGCGACCGTAATGGTATTTTAGCCCCAGTGACCATGTTACCGAGCTATACCGCCGCGGCCTGGTATCATAAAAAACTTAACGCCCCGCTTGATGCAAATTTACAAAACTCGATAGAACAAGCTAAAGAGTTTGCCATGAACGATTATGCCTTAGCATTATTGCAAGGCGACGAGTTAGAGTCTCGTCGAAAAATGGCTATCGCAGAGAGAGTCGCGGACTTTACCGGTCTATCCGTTGACTTGGTGATGGAAAAAGATCTGCGCATCACCCTGAATGATTTCTTGCACAACGTAAAGCGTAAAGAAGGCGAAACCATTGGTCGCCTGGACAGCCGCTTCACAACGCCAGAGTTAGACGCCATGAACAAGCGTGGCTATCGCGATCCAAGCTATATGGCGATTCATGGTACTTACACCGAAACACTAATGACTTATCTTTCAACAGAGCTCAACTACAAGTCTGACTTGCCTTACCACATTCTCGGTGGCGGTGTTAAAAGCTGGAATTACGAAGACTTCAACCGTCAAAGTAACGACATCAGCGATAAGTTAACCAGTGCCATGCTGCGTAATCCAGATATGCAAGTATACGTCGGTAACGGCTACTACGACTTCGCCACACCGTTCTTCGCCACCGAATACACCTTCTCACACATGGGGCTTCCTAAGTCATTAAAAGATAACGTACACATGTATTATTACGAGTCGGGACACATGATGTATATTCGTGAGTTCGACTTAATAAAGCTAAAGAAAGACTTGGCGGAATTCTTCAAAAAGTCTCTGTAA
- a CDS encoding choice-of-anchor I family protein, protein MKKVVFSLCVLSSLLISSLVACKTTAPTSPAAESSLKLELVARHVSGQYGEGAAEILGYDAKHHNLYVVNGAAKAIDIIPISSLPDEVLPLPFSGQNLTSQRLNLPSSIDTHEQGRLTIGSPSSLSIHDELMAVAVTHSDEQQVGAVLFYQLHSNHTTFIKAVSVGSLPDMVTFTHDGTLALVANEGEPSHDYRNDPEGSISIIEISTEMSTKIGTEIGTEIANTATHLSFAQFNNQRAELEQSGVKFASPEGTSVAQDLEPEYITVSVNNDKAFVSLQENNAIAIIDLASKRIDAIKGLGYKDWSQYKIDVSNKDGVNAAYYENLYGLYQPDSLASYQVDGKTYILSANEGDAREYIYSATKAECLAAGHKYDDEDGCISYSEEYRVKKLSIKSPSVIDSYYKKDGIGRLKVTNVLGDDNNDGMYDKLYSYGARSFSIWDEEGHLVFDSGDYIEQYLLKHYGEDFNNNESENQGDSRSDDKGAEPEALITGVIEGRTYAFLGLERQGGIMIFDVSDPRQPVFQSYTNNRDFSQEFEIDDDTDPVTLKGAYDQVGDLAPEGLVFISAADSPTGKPLLAVANEVSGSVSIYSIQ, encoded by the coding sequence ATGAAAAAAGTCGTGTTCAGCTTATGTGTACTATCATCGCTATTAATAAGCTCACTGGTGGCCTGCAAGACAACGGCTCCAACCTCGCCTGCTGCTGAAAGCAGTTTGAAGCTCGAGCTGGTTGCACGCCATGTCTCTGGACAATACGGCGAGGGAGCGGCTGAAATTTTAGGCTATGATGCAAAGCATCATAATTTGTATGTGGTTAACGGCGCTGCTAAAGCCATTGATATTATTCCAATTTCAAGCTTACCCGACGAGGTACTTCCACTTCCCTTCAGCGGCCAAAACCTAACCAGCCAACGTCTCAACTTGCCTTCGTCGATTGATACCCATGAGCAAGGCAGATTAACTATAGGCTCTCCCAGCTCACTGAGTATTCATGACGAACTGATGGCCGTCGCGGTCACGCACAGCGATGAACAACAAGTAGGCGCCGTACTCTTTTATCAGCTTCATAGTAATCATACGACTTTTATTAAAGCAGTATCGGTCGGCTCACTTCCGGATATGGTGACATTCACTCATGACGGTACTCTTGCTCTAGTCGCCAACGAAGGCGAACCCAGTCACGATTACCGCAATGATCCTGAAGGTTCGATTAGCATCATTGAGATAAGTACTGAGATGAGTACTAAGATAGGTACTGAAATAGGTACTGAGATTGCTAATACAGCCACGCACCTTAGCTTTGCTCAGTTCAATAACCAAAGGGCTGAATTAGAGCAATCAGGGGTTAAATTTGCTAGCCCTGAAGGCACCTCTGTAGCCCAAGACCTTGAGCCGGAATACATCACCGTCAGCGTCAATAATGATAAAGCTTTTGTTAGCCTCCAAGAAAATAATGCCATAGCGATTATCGACTTAGCATCAAAACGTATCGATGCCATTAAAGGACTCGGCTACAAAGACTGGAGTCAATACAAGATTGATGTTAGCAACAAAGATGGCGTTAATGCGGCCTATTATGAAAACCTTTATGGCCTCTACCAACCGGACTCTCTAGCCAGCTACCAAGTTGACGGCAAAACCTATATTTTAAGCGCCAACGAAGGTGATGCCCGAGAATATATTTACTCAGCTACCAAGGCAGAGTGTTTAGCTGCTGGCCATAAGTATGATGACGAGGATGGGTGCATCAGCTACAGTGAAGAATACCGCGTTAAAAAACTCTCGATTAAGTCACCCTCGGTTATTGATTCCTATTACAAAAAAGATGGCATTGGCCGCCTCAAAGTCACTAACGTACTCGGTGATGACAACAATGACGGTATGTACGACAAACTCTACAGCTACGGCGCACGCTCATTCAGCATTTGGGATGAAGAAGGTCACTTAGTATTTGATAGCGGTGATTACATCGAACAATATCTTCTCAAACACTATGGCGAGGACTTCAATAACAACGAATCTGAGAACCAAGGCGATAGTCGTTCTGATGATAAAGGTGCTGAGCCAGAAGCACTCATCACCGGTGTTATTGAAGGCAGGACCTATGCCTTTCTGGGATTAGAGCGACAGGGTGGCATTATGATTTTCGATGTGAGCGATCCACGTCAACCGGTTTTCCAAAGTTATACCAACAACCGTGACTTCAGCCAAGAATTTGAGATCGATGATGATACAGATCCTGTTACCTTGAAGGGTGCTTACGATCAGGTCGGCGACTTAGCGCCCGAAGGGTTAGTTTTTATCAGTGCAGCAGATAGCCCAACGGGCAAGCCGTTACTGGCTGTTGCCAATGAAGTCAGCGGCAGCGTCTCTATTTATAGCATTCAGTAA
- the efpL gene encoding elongation factor P-like protein EfpL — translation MAKASDIKRNMAVEHNGKLLVVKNIEVSSPSARGAATLYKMRFTDVQAGSKVEQTFKGDDQLTLVDLTKRAATYSYEEGDSIIFMDSEDYSQYTFNREDIEDDLLFITDDIQDLKVVIADEKVVGLELPQSVEMIIQQTDPSIKGASATARTKPAEFATGLTIQVPEYISTGEKVKINVEEKKFMSRAD, via the coding sequence ATGGCAAAAGCTAGTGATATAAAAAGAAACATGGCCGTTGAACATAACGGTAAATTGTTAGTGGTAAAAAACATTGAAGTCAGTAGTCCGAGTGCCCGCGGTGCTGCGACGCTGTATAAGATGCGCTTCACAGATGTTCAGGCGGGGTCAAAAGTCGAGCAAACCTTTAAAGGTGATGACCAGCTAACCTTAGTCGACTTAACTAAACGTGCAGCCACTTACTCTTATGAAGAAGGTGACAGCATTATCTTTATGGATAGCGAAGATTACAGCCAGTACACCTTCAACCGCGAAGATATAGAAGATGATTTACTGTTTATCACGGACGATATTCAAGATTTAAAAGTTGTGATTGCCGATGAAAAAGTGGTTGGCTTAGAGCTACCTCAATCCGTTGAGATGATTATTCAACAAACCGATCCTTCGATTAAAGGCGCCTCTGCGACAGCGAGAACTAAACCGGCAGAATTCGCCACAGGCTTAACCATCCAAGTTCCTGAATACATTTCTACCGGCGAGAAAGTCAAAATAAACGTCGAAGAAAAGAAGTTTATGAGTCGTGCGGATTAA